In Erwinia sp. SLM-02, one genomic interval encodes:
- the opgB gene encoding phosphatidylglycerol--membrane-oligosaccharide glycerophosphotransferase, which yields MVSEWLSLLLFIASAALYTWKAGQHKLWFSAVLALLGIYIVLNASLFASNYFTGEGINDAVIYTITSSLSGAGLQKYIMPAAGLILSLLLLFLFLSWVLRLRKNHNYSKLYSLLALVLAVASIKTTPAYQQVSDLIKSQIGKGDSDFYSHYKVPGKSLRGDRPNLVYIYAESLERTYFDDTAFPRLAPELNRIKADSLDFSNTEQLPGTEYTIAGIVASQCGIPLFAPFDGNASSSLSTFYPQNVCLGDILKASGYQNYFYQGASLSFAGKDLFFTSHGFDHIYGFNELKSVVKDPNYRNDWGWYDDTVLDIVFDKYLELAKKNQPFSLFALTVDTHHPDGFISRSCQRKSYPFDGKENKSFAAVACGQEHIARLIERIRATPYFKNTIIVVGSDHLAMNNTAFKYLNQHDRRDLFFMLRGDSVSSKVITAKRSTLDNGATVLDAMGGDNFIGLGRSSLSSTSLSATYLNIKEKIIEWKPDVIKLWNFPKAISDYKIDGEKNTFSFSGSHFKLPLLLSVMPNKIEPKLDAYLATPLKQQLAKFAPDEKFVWADRCYKIGSVWDDSLTLNNGLCVANGTLNAKPHIEQIKPGSTLGKITFTPANSSSEEQYQRSVTRLRVADADLKYRSDRILFNLPGLPQQVLKITGLSYVEPWGRWSDANLLPQVTIQYLEPLPAEFQLTLTARAFGNNALRPVIVKVGDWQQEISLGEKDTTLTLQVSNPSGARSIILIPPEPAESTLGTVDGFAARRLGIGLVDLQVSP from the coding sequence ATGGTTTCAGAATGGTTATCTTTATTATTATTTATTGCTTCTGCTGCCCTTTACACCTGGAAGGCCGGGCAACATAAGCTATGGTTTTCTGCCGTACTGGCGCTGCTGGGTATCTATATCGTCCTTAATGCTTCACTTTTCGCGAGTAATTATTTTACCGGTGAAGGAATTAACGATGCGGTTATCTATACGATTACCAGTAGCCTGAGTGGCGCCGGATTACAAAAATATATCATGCCAGCCGCTGGCCTGATTTTAAGTTTATTATTGCTGTTCTTGTTTTTATCCTGGGTTTTACGTCTGCGGAAGAACCATAACTACAGCAAGCTGTACAGCCTTCTGGCACTGGTCCTGGCGGTCGCCTCCATTAAAACAACCCCGGCGTACCAGCAGGTGAGCGATCTGATAAAATCACAGATCGGCAAAGGCGACTCCGACTTTTACAGCCACTATAAGGTGCCAGGAAAAAGCCTGCGCGGCGATCGCCCTAACCTTGTCTATATTTATGCTGAAAGTCTGGAACGCACCTACTTTGACGACACGGCCTTCCCTCGCCTGGCTCCGGAGCTGAACCGCATCAAAGCGGATTCGCTTGATTTCAGCAACACGGAACAACTTCCCGGCACCGAATATACCATTGCTGGCATCGTCGCTTCACAGTGTGGCATTCCGCTGTTTGCGCCGTTTGACGGCAATGCTTCCAGCTCGCTTTCCACCTTCTATCCGCAAAACGTGTGCCTGGGTGACATACTCAAAGCCTCCGGCTATCAGAACTATTTCTATCAGGGCGCCAGCCTGAGCTTTGCCGGTAAAGACCTGTTCTTTACCTCCCACGGCTTTGATCATATTTACGGCTTTAACGAACTGAAAAGCGTGGTGAAAGATCCCAACTACAGAAACGACTGGGGCTGGTATGACGATACAGTGCTCGACATCGTGTTCGACAAATACCTGGAGCTGGCAAAGAAAAACCAGCCCTTCTCCCTCTTCGCTCTCACCGTGGATACGCATCATCCTGACGGATTCATCTCGCGCAGCTGCCAGAGAAAATCCTATCCTTTCGACGGAAAAGAGAATAAATCCTTTGCCGCCGTTGCCTGCGGCCAGGAACATATCGCCCGGCTGATTGAACGGATCCGCGCGACCCCGTACTTCAAAAACACCATTATCGTTGTCGGCTCCGATCACCTGGCGATGAATAACACCGCCTTTAAGTATCTGAACCAGCATGACCGCCGGGATCTGTTTTTTATGCTGCGCGGTGACAGCGTCAGCAGCAAAGTGATAACGGCCAAACGCAGCACGCTGGATAACGGAGCAACCGTGCTGGATGCCATGGGCGGTGACAACTTTATCGGGCTGGGACGCAGCTCGCTGTCATCCACATCACTCTCCGCCACCTATCTGAATATCAAAGAAAAAATCATTGAGTGGAAGCCGGACGTCATCAAGCTGTGGAACTTCCCGAAGGCCATTTCGGATTACAAAATAGACGGCGAAAAGAATACGTTCAGTTTCTCTGGCTCTCATTTCAAACTGCCGTTGCTGCTATCGGTAATGCCAAACAAAATCGAACCCAAGCTTGATGCCTATCTGGCCACGCCGCTTAAACAGCAGCTGGCAAAGTTTGCCCCGGACGAAAAGTTTGTCTGGGCGGATCGCTGCTACAAAATAGGCAGCGTGTGGGATGACTCGCTGACGCTGAACAACGGGCTGTGCGTGGCTAACGGCACGCTGAATGCGAAGCCACACATTGAACAGATCAAACCGGGGAGTACGCTGGGTAAAATCACCTTCACCCCGGCCAACAGCAGCAGCGAAGAGCAGTACCAGCGCAGCGTAACCCGCCTGCGCGTCGCAGATGCTGATTTGAAATATCGCTCAGACCGCATTCTGTTTAACCTGCCTGGGCTGCCACAGCAGGTGCTGAAAATCACCGGCCTGTCCTATGTAGAGCCGTGGGGGCGCTGGTCCGATGCCAATCTGCTTCCGCAAGTCACCATACAGTATCTGGAACCGCTGCCCGCGGAGTTCCAGCTGACGTTGACGGCTCGCGCCTTTGGTAATAATGCGCTGCGCCCGGTTATCGTCAAGGTCGGTGACTGGCAGCAGGAAATTTCGCTGGGAGAAAAAGATACCACGCTGACGCTGCAGGTCAGCAACCCATCCGGCGCGCGCAGCATCATCCTGATCCCTCCGGAACCCGCAGAATCAACGCTGGGCACGGTTGATGGCTTTGCAGCACGCAGGCTGGGCATCGGGCTGGTCGATTTACAGGTATCTCCGTAG
- a CDS encoding winged helix-turn-helix domain-containing protein, with the protein MRYNINASLIYDAADGTLTLPDSPNPDTQLSITASTLLFFFLQHQDIISRDEVLKKVWDDNGLTSSNSNLNQYLSMLRKTFRHYGIENIILTISRGNLQLNPDIVIEPLHDLLLEPARAADSPAQTHTVATVAEIPLAQGIRKIHWNVASAALLILSLLMLPLALINRFNPTFIEPLLLSNEGCELMGTPDMIGSVATLNYEKNFASVLKRLNLTCNPGQRYIFSYGDKLQTRGLGRVFLAHCAIQDDIPYGYCDNYFYYSWEPQ; encoded by the coding sequence ATGCGATATAACATTAACGCCAGCCTTATTTATGACGCCGCAGACGGAACGCTTACGCTGCCGGACAGCCCGAATCCGGACACTCAACTCTCGATAACCGCCAGCACGCTGCTGTTCTTCTTTCTGCAGCATCAGGACATCATCAGCCGGGATGAGGTGCTAAAAAAGGTATGGGATGATAATGGATTGACGTCATCTAACAGCAATCTCAATCAGTATCTCAGCATGCTGCGCAAAACCTTTCGCCACTACGGGATAGAAAATATCATTCTGACGATTTCGCGGGGCAATCTGCAGCTGAATCCGGATATCGTCATTGAGCCGCTGCATGACCTTCTCCTTGAGCCAGCGCGGGCGGCAGACAGCCCTGCGCAGACTCATACTGTGGCCACCGTGGCGGAAATACCTTTGGCACAGGGCATCCGGAAAATTCACTGGAATGTGGCCAGCGCTGCGCTGCTTATTTTATCGCTGCTGATGCTTCCTCTGGCCTTAATTAACCGATTCAATCCGACTTTCATTGAGCCACTGCTCCTTTCAAACGAAGGATGTGAACTTATGGGTACGCCGGATATGATCGGATCGGTGGCGACTCTGAACTACGAAAAGAACTTCGCCAGCGTTTTAAAACGACTAAACCTGACCTGTAATCCGGGTCAGCGATACATTTTTTCCTACGGCGATAAATTACAAACCCGAGGGCTGGGGCGTGTTTTCCTCGCTCACTGTGCCATTCAAGATGATATTCCCTACGGCTACTGTGATAACTATTTTTATTACTCATGGGAACCCCAATGA
- a CDS encoding helix-turn-helix domain-containing protein, with product MMKRQDMHSADIIAAIKKRKNSLAALSREAGLSSGTLANALKKPWPKGEFIIAAALDMHPSEIWPSRYYDKRGRLLPREKLIRRAHGDAIADENPNGKRDSGK from the coding sequence ATGATGAAACGACAGGATATGCACAGTGCGGATATTATTGCCGCGATAAAAAAACGTAAAAACTCTCTGGCGGCGCTTTCGCGTGAGGCGGGTCTGAGCTCGGGAACGCTGGCGAATGCCTTGAAAAAGCCGTGGCCTAAGGGAGAGTTTATTATTGCTGCCGCTCTGGATATGCACCCATCGGAAATCTGGCCCAGCCGCTACTATGATAAACGCGGGCGTTTGTTGCCACGTGAGAAGCTCATCCGCCGCGCCCACGGCGACGCCATAGCGGATGAGAACCCCAACGGTAAAAGGGATTCAGGCAAATAG
- a CDS encoding porin, translated as MLIKTRLLAQAVTLGLVVGSASFAANAEITLLKQDPQAGDPLSRLNFTVGGSIRPQFNNMTGDGDKGSYKRNGFDGGTRFRFAADYYLFDDISWISYYELGVNIPALFDWDNHHADGANNTSRRMLYTGLKSATWGQLTFGQQNSVYYDVVGAKTDIWDYDMLGQASGNGINGDYDGSYRSRKMLKYKNTFGDTDFYASYLFSDNEYLPGNGLRYKRQGGGSLGVDYHITKDLTWGTAWNYTRAEMRNPGNGDDKSYDQNIFGTALSWTPDNWTFTAGGGWYDNFLTTKQANVHNYFAGDAWGIEYLAGYTIPVQQYGLKSVMPYVMGDRLEYVTGRNYKRIDNGLGVTFKLDYGFRVDYEHVFTSSTDNLGDMNLVRLRYDF; from the coding sequence ATGTTAATAAAAACACGTTTGCTTGCTCAGGCAGTGACTCTGGGGCTGGTTGTTGGAAGCGCCTCTTTTGCCGCAAATGCGGAAATAACCCTTTTAAAACAGGATCCTCAGGCGGGTGACCCGCTCAGCCGCCTTAACTTCACCGTGGGCGGCAGTATCCGACCTCAGTTTAACAATATGACCGGCGACGGCGACAAAGGTTCCTATAAGCGTAACGGGTTTGATGGCGGAACGCGTTTTCGCTTCGCCGCTGATTATTATCTCTTCGATGATATTAGCTGGATTAGCTACTATGAACTGGGCGTGAACATCCCTGCGCTGTTTGACTGGGATAACCACCATGCTGACGGTGCTAATAATACGTCGCGTCGTATGCTGTATACCGGCCTGAAGAGTGCGACCTGGGGCCAGTTGACCTTTGGTCAGCAGAACAGCGTCTACTACGATGTTGTCGGCGCTAAAACCGATATCTGGGACTACGACATGCTGGGCCAGGCGTCGGGTAACGGGATTAATGGTGACTACGATGGCTCTTATCGTAGCCGCAAAATGCTTAAATACAAAAACACCTTCGGCGATACCGACTTTTACGCGTCCTATCTGTTCTCCGACAATGAGTACCTGCCGGGTAATGGCCTGCGTTACAAACGTCAGGGCGGCGGCTCGCTGGGTGTGGACTACCACATCACTAAAGATCTGACCTGGGGTACTGCATGGAACTATACTCGCGCTGAAATGCGCAATCCTGGCAACGGCGATGATAAATCCTACGATCAAAATATCTTCGGTACGGCACTGAGCTGGACGCCGGATAACTGGACCTTCACCGCCGGCGGTGGCTGGTATGATAATTTCCTGACCACCAAGCAGGCTAACGTTCACAACTACTTTGCCGGTGATGCGTGGGGTATTGAATACCTGGCGGGTTATACCATTCCGGTGCAGCAGTACGGACTTAAGTCAGTGATGCCGTATGTGATGGGTGACCGTCTGGAGTACGTGACCGGCCGTAACTACAAACGTATCGACAACGGCCTGGGCGTGACGTTCAAGCTGGACTACGGCTTCCGTGTTGACTATGAGCACGTCTTTACCTCAAGCACCGACAATCTGGGTGATATGAACCTGGTGCGCCTGCGCTACGACTTCTGA
- a CDS encoding helix-turn-helix domain-containing protein, with protein sequence MLPHRLKQARTRMGISQQKLGILAGIDEATASTRMNQYERGIHTPDFELVCRLAAILNVPSCYFYTQEDALADIVRCWYERHNDVN encoded by the coding sequence ATGCTGCCACACCGTTTAAAACAAGCGCGAACCAGGATGGGAATATCGCAGCAAAAACTGGGAATTTTAGCGGGAATTGATGAAGCCACCGCCAGTACCCGAATGAACCAGTACGAACGCGGTATTCATACGCCTGATTTTGAGTTAGTTTGCCGCCTGGCGGCAATCCTCAACGTGCCCTCATGCTATTTTTACACGCAGGAGGATGCGCTGGCCGACATTGTGCGGTGCTGGTACGAGCGCCATAACGACGTAAACTGA
- the nlpA gene encoding lipoprotein NlpA: MFKPVITRSVTTSALLLGLLLSGCDQKAADSHHIKVGVINGAEQDVAEVAKTVAKEKYGLDVELVGFSGSLLPNEPTAGGDLDANVFQHRPFLEQDNKAHGYKLVAVGNTFVFPMAGYSKKIKTVSELKDGDTIAIPNDATNLGRALLLLQKEKLITLKPDTGLLPTAVDITANPLHLKIMELEGAQLPRLLDDAKVTVAIISTTYIQQTGLNPVRDSVFIEDKQSPYVNIIVTREENNDAENVRDFIKSYQSPEVAAAADKIFNGGAVAGW; encoded by the coding sequence GTGTTTAAGCCAGTCATAACTCGTTCAGTTACTACCTCTGCACTGCTGCTGGGTCTGCTGCTCAGCGGCTGCGACCAAAAGGCCGCCGACAGCCATCATATTAAGGTGGGCGTGATCAACGGTGCGGAACAGGATGTGGCAGAAGTTGCTAAAACGGTCGCCAAAGAAAAATACGGGCTGGATGTTGAACTGGTGGGCTTCAGCGGTTCCCTGCTGCCTAATGAACCTACGGCAGGCGGTGACCTGGATGCCAATGTTTTCCAGCATCGTCCCTTCCTGGAACAGGATAACAAGGCGCACGGTTATAAACTGGTTGCCGTCGGTAACACGTTTGTCTTCCCGATGGCGGGCTACTCCAAAAAAATTAAAACCGTCAGCGAGCTCAAGGATGGCGACACCATTGCGATCCCGAACGATGCCACCAACCTGGGTCGTGCGCTGCTGCTGCTGCAGAAAGAAAAGCTGATTACGCTCAAGCCCGATACCGGCCTGCTGCCTACCGCCGTGGACATCACCGCTAACCCACTGCATCTGAAAATTATGGAACTGGAGGGCGCACAGCTCCCTCGCCTGCTGGATGATGCCAAAGTGACGGTGGCTATTATCAGCACCACCTACATTCAGCAAACCGGGTTAAATCCGGTGCGTGACAGCGTGTTTATTGAGGATAAACAGTCACCTTACGTCAATATCATCGTCACGCGCGAAGAAAATAATGATGCGGAAAACGTTCGTGACTTTATTAAATCCTATCAGTCACCGGAAGTGGCAGCCGCGGCGGATAAAATCTTCAACGGTGGTGCCGTTGCCGGCTGGTAA
- a CDS encoding FidL-like protein, whose protein sequence is MKFYPKPFFAFSLLVFSASAAFTGWHLMPGGSSALLDCSARVIMRFENMEKENVNGSVHFNFGPKGEGSMVVEGYTDSDQGSLYLQRYVKFTYSVRRISAAENHYRVTRWQASASSIDRSPDIIFDYFMREMSDSRDGLFLNARRLSSKAVLFSSINSPLYICTLKPGSTFN, encoded by the coding sequence ATGAAATTTTATCCAAAGCCTTTTTTTGCTTTTTCGCTACTGGTATTTAGCGCATCAGCAGCATTTACCGGCTGGCACCTGATGCCGGGGGGATCTTCAGCGCTCCTGGACTGTTCCGCACGGGTCATTATGCGCTTTGAAAATATGGAAAAAGAAAACGTTAACGGCTCGGTTCACTTCAACTTCGGCCCCAAAGGTGAAGGCTCCATGGTGGTGGAAGGCTATACCGACTCAGACCAGGGTTCCCTCTATCTGCAGCGCTATGTCAAATTTACCTACAGCGTCAGGCGCATCTCCGCAGCGGAAAATCATTACCGGGTCACCCGGTGGCAGGCCAGCGCCTCCTCCATCGACAGATCGCCTGATATTATTTTCGACTATTTTATGCGTGAAATGTCCGATAGCCGCGACGGCCTGTTTTTGAATGCGCGAAGACTGAGCAGCAAAGCCGTACTGTTCAGTTCAATCAACTCACCGTTATATATCTGCACCCTGAAACCCGGTAGTACATTCAACTAA
- a CDS encoding helix-turn-helix domain-containing protein, whose product MLAHRLKEARLRKGLSQQKLGVLAQIDEATASARMNQYERGIHMPDFELVCRLAVILDVPSCYFYTVEDELARLVLAWHLQHKSH is encoded by the coding sequence ATGCTGGCACATCGTTTGAAAGAAGCTCGTCTGAGAAAAGGGCTATCACAGCAGAAGCTGGGGGTTTTAGCACAAATTGACGAGGCCACAGCCAGTGCTCGCATGAACCAGTACGAACGCGGTATTCACATGCCTGATTTTGAACTGGTCTGCCGACTGGCCGTTATCCTGGACGTGCCATCCTGCTACTTTTATACCGTAGAAGATGAACTTGCCAGACTGGTGCTGGCCTGGCACTTACAGCATAAATCACACTGA
- a CDS encoding tautomerase family protein, whose translation MPLLQFDVIQGRSESELKTLLDAAHRAVLAAFNVPERDRYQIVHENKGYQMVFEDTGLGLQRTDNLVMVRVFTSPRSSEQKQFFMAELCREFQESCGILPSDVMITFITNEKGDWSFGNGVAQYLTGEL comes from the coding sequence ATGCCATTACTGCAATTTGATGTTATTCAGGGCCGTTCCGAGTCAGAGCTGAAAACGCTGCTGGATGCCGCGCACCGTGCAGTGCTGGCGGCATTTAACGTCCCGGAGCGCGATCGCTACCAGATTGTTCATGAAAACAAAGGCTATCAGATGGTATTTGAGGATACCGGCCTGGGTTTACAGCGTACCGATAATCTGGTGATGGTGCGGGTATTTACCAGCCCGCGCAGCAGCGAGCAAAAACAGTTCTTTATGGCGGAACTGTGCCGCGAATTTCAGGAAAGCTGCGGGATTTTGCCATCGGATGTGATGATCACATTCATCACTAATGAAAAAGGTGACTGGAGCTTCGGTAACGGCGTGGCGCAGTACCTGACCGGTGAACTGTAA
- the ampH gene encoding D-alanyl-D-alanine-carboxypeptidase/endopeptidase AmpH, whose protein sequence is MPLQSQAQKSPDPLLASELVNRYADNIFYNTKASGMAIVAIDANQRIFASRGVARPGSKQPPNKDSLIRIASLSKLMSSELMVKLAEEGRLKLDDPLSKYAPAGARIPTYNGQPIRLINLATHTSGLPREQPGGKAMRPVFTWPTNSQRWAWLRTAQLKSAPGQVASYSNLAFDLLGDALAKAGGKPYPALLQEKITRPLGMKDTTFTPSPDQCARLIIPAKSPSPCNNSLAAIGSGGVYSTPDDMGRWMQQFLSSDVHTRSAQVDRLQTMIYQRNQLTKVEGMDVPGRADALGMGWVYMGPREGRPGIIEKTGGGGGFITYMAMVPQYSVGVFIVVARSNETRFTPMSDGVNNLLTEMIGNTSGSAQLAASIMAN, encoded by the coding sequence ATGCCATTGCAAAGCCAGGCGCAGAAATCACCCGACCCGCTGCTGGCCTCTGAACTGGTTAACCGCTATGCCGATAATATTTTCTACAATACCAAAGCCAGCGGTATGGCGATTGTCGCTATAGATGCCAACCAGCGCATCTTCGCCAGCCGCGGCGTTGCGCGGCCCGGAAGCAAACAGCCGCCAAACAAAGACTCGCTGATCCGCATCGCCTCGCTGAGTAAGCTGATGAGCAGCGAGCTGATGGTTAAACTGGCGGAAGAAGGGCGACTGAAGCTGGACGATCCGCTCAGTAAATATGCCCCGGCAGGTGCGCGCATTCCCACCTACAACGGACAGCCAATCCGGCTGATTAACCTTGCCACGCATACCAGCGGCCTGCCTCGTGAACAGCCCGGCGGTAAGGCGATGCGTCCGGTATTCACCTGGCCTACCAACAGCCAGCGGTGGGCGTGGCTGCGCACCGCTCAGCTGAAATCAGCGCCCGGCCAGGTCGCCTCCTATTCTAATTTAGCCTTTGACCTGCTGGGCGATGCCCTGGCAAAAGCCGGCGGCAAACCCTATCCGGCGCTGCTGCAGGAAAAAATCACCCGGCCGCTGGGAATGAAAGATACGACCTTTACGCCTTCTCCGGACCAGTGTGCGCGACTGATTATTCCGGCGAAAAGCCCGAGTCCGTGCAATAACTCCCTGGCGGCCATCGGCAGCGGCGGGGTCTACTCCACTCCGGATGATATGGGCCGGTGGATGCAGCAGTTCCTGTCATCGGATGTGCATACCCGCAGTGCGCAGGTAGATCGCCTGCAAACGATGATTTACCAGCGTAACCAGCTGACAAAAGTAGAAGGTATGGATGTTCCTGGACGCGCCGACGCGCTCGGGATGGGGTGGGTTTATATGGGGCCGCGCGAAGGCAGGCCGGGGATAATTGAAAAAACCGGCGGCGGTGGGGGCTTTATCACCTACATGGCGATGGTGCCGCAATACAGCGTAGGCGTGTTTATTGTTGTTGCCCGTTCGAATGAGACTCGCTTTACCCCAATGAGTGACGGCGTAAACAATCTGCTTACCGAGATGATTGGTAACACATCAGGCAGTGCCCAGCTGGCTGCCAGCATCATGGCAAACTGA